From a region of the Leptospira kmetyi serovar Malaysia str. Bejo-Iso9 genome:
- a CDS encoding neutral/alkaline non-lysosomal ceramidase N-terminal domain-containing protein: protein MKIFYFRLILTIPFFLFFTFGFVNCSDLTTYVIKNKKPSVVSNTKGLFAGASKVDITPPPGLPLAGYSMLANTEKGFRTKIYARVIYIRKDQHSPLVLIQTDLLSGSLLLHHKLAERLADKTDISLGGIVLSGTHTHSAPGNFYENNFYNEFAGNKPGFEKEWYEFLEDRIYNAVLEAYQSAKPARIATGKSNVWGLTRNRSIEAYAANRNSGIEEIKTEQIYNAINPEMTMIRVDAKDKDGAFKPLAVYSTYSIHGTTVPSWNKVVNADVFAYPERELELKIKEEFKTDWEPLHAVSNATHGDNSPDYREDMQGFIESKRLGYEISRKSYELFQLLGKKLNSDVTYSYNSKEVDVYENPKMGDAELCSRPVAGTALTGGAEDGMTPVLFWLPFWGEGWPRYIFTGGCQGHKRTAGSFFQYIVLAKKNFPHRMILQSARIGDTALLAVPFEVTNESGRRFSNAALEAEKLRTFKSKEPITQTSVLSCTNGYFGYTTTPEEYSKQHYEGGHTIYGPATQPFLQAHLADLVKQMPSEGGKESFPDSWEFQLDTKRYMPEKKEAKGTRELKESPRLVLAEENSEKHWIFRYKDVNPSLIQFHQSLISIQYKEDKGEWKTLQQDGRSVNDSGTELDIRLQGDSSEGMSIYEVRWFNPEFHAKRKYRFTIAPRGTEKEFYSPEF from the coding sequence TTGAAAATTTTTTATTTCCGTTTGATCCTTACGATTCCGTTCTTTTTGTTTTTTACGTTCGGTTTCGTGAATTGCAGCGACTTGACGACCTATGTGATTAAGAATAAAAAACCGTCCGTAGTTTCGAACACGAAAGGACTTTTTGCCGGAGCTTCCAAAGTGGACATCACTCCTCCTCCGGGACTTCCTTTGGCCGGTTATTCGATGTTGGCGAATACGGAAAAAGGATTTAGAACCAAAATTTACGCAAGAGTCATCTATATTAGAAAAGATCAACATTCTCCCTTGGTCTTGATTCAAACGGATCTTCTTTCCGGTTCTCTTTTATTGCATCATAAACTTGCGGAAAGACTCGCCGATAAAACGGATATCAGTTTGGGAGGAATCGTTCTTTCGGGAACACATACACATTCCGCTCCCGGGAATTTTTACGAAAATAATTTCTACAACGAGTTCGCCGGAAACAAACCGGGTTTCGAAAAAGAATGGTACGAATTTTTAGAAGATAGAATTTACAACGCGGTCTTGGAAGCGTATCAATCCGCAAAACCCGCAAGAATCGCAACGGGAAAATCGAACGTTTGGGGATTGACCCGAAATCGTTCCATCGAAGCGTATGCGGCCAATCGGAATTCCGGAATCGAAGAGATCAAAACCGAACAGATCTACAATGCGATCAATCCGGAGATGACCATGATTCGAGTCGACGCGAAAGATAAGGACGGAGCTTTTAAACCTCTCGCCGTTTATTCCACGTATTCGATTCACGGAACGACGGTTCCTTCCTGGAACAAGGTCGTGAACGCGGACGTGTTCGCTTATCCCGAAAGAGAACTCGAATTAAAGATCAAGGAAGAATTTAAAACGGATTGGGAACCTTTGCACGCGGTTTCAAACGCGACACACGGCGATAATTCTCCCGATTATAGGGAAGACATGCAGGGTTTTATCGAATCCAAACGTCTCGGTTATGAAATATCAAGAAAATCTTATGAACTCTTTCAACTTCTCGGAAAAAAATTGAACTCGGACGTAACGTATTCTTACAACTCAAAAGAAGTGGACGTTTATGAAAATCCTAAGATGGGAGACGCGGAACTTTGTAGCAGACCGGTTGCGGGAACTGCTTTGACCGGAGGAGCGGAGGACGGAATGACTCCCGTTTTATTCTGGCTTCCTTTTTGGGGAGAAGGTTGGCCTCGTTATATTTTTACCGGAGGATGTCAGGGGCATAAGCGGACCGCCGGTTCGTTCTTTCAATACATCGTATTGGCAAAAAAGAATTTTCCACATAGGATGATTCTCCAGTCCGCAAGAATCGGGGACACTGCGTTACTCGCCGTTCCTTTCGAAGTCACCAACGAGTCCGGCAGAAGATTCTCGAACGCCGCGTTGGAAGCGGAAAAACTTCGGACTTTCAAAAGCAAGGAACCGATCACACAAACATCGGTGTTGTCATGTACGAACGGATATTTCGGTTATACTACGACGCCGGAAGAATATTCCAAACAACACTATGAAGGCGGACATACGATTTACGGACCCGCGACGCAACCGTTCTTACAAGCGCATCTTGCGGATCTCGTAAAACAAATGCCTTCCGAAGGCGGAAAGGAAAGTTTCCCGGATTCATGGGAGTTTCAACTCGATACGAAACGTTATATGCCTGAAAAGAAAGAAGCGAAGGGAACGCGCGAATTGAAAGAATCGCCGAGATTGGTTCTTGCAGAGGAGAATTCCGAAAAACATTGGATCTTTCGTTATAAGGACGTGAATCCTTCTTTGATTCAATTTCATCAGTCCTTGATTTCCATTCAATACAAGGAAGATAAGGGAGAATGGAAAACGTTACAACAAGACGGAAGATCGGTGAACGATAGCGGAACCGAGTTGGACATTCGATTGCAGGGAGATTCTTCCGAAGGAATGTCGATCTACGAAGTTCGCTGGTTTAATCCGGAGTTTCATGCGAAAAGAAAATATAGATTCACGATCGCGCCGAGAGGAACGGAAAAGGAATTTTATTCTCCCGAGTTTTAA
- a CDS encoding synaptic vesicle VAT-1 family membrane protein, whose protein sequence is MQRTIALVRKKGSLENLRLETETLNEPGENEVQIEVHSVGLNFADLFAIQGLYSATPEGAFIPGLEFSGVVIATGKKVKNVKKKDKIMGVTRFGGYVSHLNIDSKYVFKLPSKWNFDQGAGFLVQGLTAYYALVALGDLEKGQTVLIHSAAGGVGILANRIAKKLGAFTIGTIGTPSKTELLKKEGYDKQIVRSDRFAKDLQEALGGKELDLVLECIGGKIFQESYDIMAPMGRMIVYGAAEMMGGSSSVNWPRLAYKYLSRPKLDPMQMVSDNKAVMGFNLIWLYEKVEKLTKHLNGLVKLNISPPLVGKTFPFEKIDEALKYFQSGTSVGKVVLKVKS, encoded by the coding sequence ATGCAAAGAACGATCGCTCTTGTCCGTAAAAAAGGTTCTCTTGAAAATCTTCGTTTAGAAACGGAAACTCTGAACGAACCCGGCGAAAATGAAGTACAAATCGAAGTTCATTCGGTCGGATTGAACTTCGCCGATTTATTCGCAATCCAAGGCTTGTATAGCGCGACTCCCGAAGGCGCGTTTATTCCCGGTTTGGAATTTTCCGGAGTCGTAATCGCGACTGGAAAAAAAGTCAAAAACGTTAAGAAGAAAGATAAGATCATGGGAGTTACCCGTTTCGGCGGATATGTTTCCCACTTGAATATCGATTCGAAATACGTTTTTAAACTTCCTTCGAAGTGGAACTTCGACCAAGGCGCCGGATTTCTCGTTCAAGGATTAACCGCCTATTACGCGTTAGTTGCTCTGGGCGATCTTGAAAAAGGTCAAACCGTTTTGATCCACAGCGCGGCCGGTGGAGTGGGAATTCTCGCCAATCGAATCGCGAAAAAATTGGGCGCGTTTACGATCGGGACGATCGGAACTCCGTCCAAAACCGAACTTCTAAAAAAAGAAGGTTACGATAAACAAATCGTTCGTTCGGATCGATTCGCAAAAGATCTGCAAGAAGCGCTCGGCGGAAAGGAACTCGATCTGGTTCTCGAATGTATCGGCGGCAAAATCTTTCAGGAAAGTTACGATATCATGGCTCCGATGGGAAGAATGATCGTCTACGGAGCCGCGGAGATGATGGGCGGAAGCAGTTCCGTAAATTGGCCGAGGCTCGCATACAAATATCTTTCCAGACCGAAATTGGATCCGATGCAGATGGTTTCGGACAACAAGGCCGTGATGGGATTCAATCTGATTTGGCTTTATGAGAAGGTGGAAAAATTGACCAAACATCTGAACGGTCTCGTGAAATTAAATATTTCCCCGCCGCTCGTGGGCAAAACGTTTCCGTTTGAAAAGATCGACGAGGCGTTGAAATACTTTCAATCGGGAACATCGGTGGGCAAGGTCGTTTTAAAAGTAAAATCCTGA
- a CDS encoding polyprenyl synthetase family protein: MSQSAFSPIFDSYRSAFENFLNSQTLSVLSEQSAPELFEAMKYSLVAGGKRLRPVLALAAFGGLQTKSPNVLYLGSSLECIHTYSLIHDDLPSMDNDDFRRGLPTLHKKFSEATAILAGDALNSFAFYFVSFVQGENLDSTLHKDLLEILHKGSGAPGMVSGQIYDLQMERENAEDKNSKNEKQKIEMVQLTHSLKTGALIKASLLLGNRLRKDWKSREESLTRYGESLGLLFQITDDILDVEGTQESLGKTPGKDQKSGKTTYPALFGMERCKQMVEELQKNLISLASEFSVSDEEKIFFRELPIYIGQRKN; encoded by the coding sequence GTGAGCCAATCTGCCTTTTCTCCGATATTCGATTCTTATCGATCCGCGTTTGAGAATTTTTTAAATTCTCAAACTCTTTCCGTTCTTTCCGAACAATCCGCGCCCGAACTTTTCGAAGCGATGAAATACAGTCTTGTCGCGGGCGGAAAAAGACTTCGTCCCGTTTTGGCGTTAGCCGCGTTCGGCGGTTTGCAAACGAAAAGTCCGAACGTACTTTATCTCGGATCTTCTTTGGAATGTATTCATACGTATTCTTTGATTCACGACGATCTTCCGAGTATGGATAACGACGATTTTAGAAGGGGATTGCCGACTCTTCATAAGAAGTTTTCGGAAGCCACCGCGATTTTGGCGGGAGACGCGCTCAATTCTTTCGCGTTTTATTTCGTTTCTTTCGTTCAAGGGGAGAATCTGGATTCCACATTACATAAAGATTTATTAGAAATTTTGCATAAAGGTTCGGGTGCGCCCGGAATGGTTTCGGGTCAGATTTACGATTTACAGATGGAACGCGAAAACGCGGAGGATAAGAATTCCAAAAACGAAAAGCAAAAGATCGAGATGGTTCAATTGACTCATAGTTTAAAAACCGGAGCCTTGATCAAAGCCTCTTTACTTTTGGGAAACCGTCTTCGAAAAGATTGGAAATCCAGGGAAGAATCCTTAACCCGATACGGGGAAAGTTTGGGACTTCTTTTTCAGATCACGGACGACATTTTGGACGTGGAGGGAACCCAGGAATCTTTGGGAAAAACCCCCGGTAAGGATCAGAAATCGGGAAAGACCACCTATCCGGCGTTATTCGGAATGGAACGTTGCAAACAAATGGTGGAAGAACTTCAAAAAAATCTAATCTCATTGGCGTCCGAGTTCTCCGTTTCGGACGAAGAAAAAATATTTTTCCGGGAACTTCCGATCTACATTGGCCAAAGAAAAAATTAG
- a CDS encoding TlyA family RNA methyltransferase, with protein MAKEKIRLDDLLLKRGFADSPEKARSLILSGSVLVDEQKITKVGLKFSENCEIRILNIIPQYVSRGAYKLLRAFEVFALKAEGKLCVDLGASTGGFTQVLLEKGAWKVFACDVGYGQLAEKIRNNPAVIVKDRFHLKNLSSSEIEWETNVLSVPNSESILIVMDLSFISLRSVFPVIHRFREEKNIPKLECITLIKPQFEANENDLVKGVLRDSKIRIRIVRAICSYLKKEIGAKILGMEWSPIEGRDGNKEVLLFWEL; from the coding sequence TTGGCCAAAGAAAAAATTAGACTCGATGATCTCCTTTTGAAACGGGGATTTGCCGATTCTCCCGAAAAGGCGAGAAGTTTGATTCTTTCGGGTTCCGTATTGGTGGACGAACAGAAGATCACCAAAGTCGGATTAAAATTTTCGGAAAACTGCGAGATCCGAATTCTCAACATAATACCGCAATATGTAAGTCGAGGCGCTTACAAATTGTTGCGTGCCTTCGAGGTGTTTGCGTTAAAAGCGGAAGGAAAACTCTGCGTGGACTTGGGCGCATCGACGGGAGGTTTCACTCAGGTTCTTTTGGAAAAAGGGGCTTGGAAAGTTTTTGCGTGCGACGTCGGTTACGGACAACTTGCGGAAAAAATCAGAAATAATCCCGCGGTGATCGTAAAGGATCGTTTTCATCTAAAAAATTTATCCTCTTCCGAAATCGAATGGGAAACGAACGTTTTATCGGTTCCGAATTCGGAATCGATTTTGATCGTCATGGATTTGAGTTTTATTTCTCTTCGTTCCGTTTTTCCGGTGATTCATCGATTCAGAGAAGAAAAGAATATTCCAAAATTAGAATGTATTACTTTGATCAAACCTCAGTTCGAAGCGAACGAAAACGATCTCGTGAAAGGGGTTTTGCGAGATTCAAAAATCAGAATCAGAATCGTTCGTGCAATTTGTTCCTATTTGAAAAAAGAAATTGGCGCAAAAATTTTAGGTATGGAATGGTCTCCGATCGAAGGTCGGGACGGAAACAAGGAAGTTTTGTTGTTCTGGGAGTTGTGA
- a CDS encoding DNA alkylation repair protein, with protein MAELLKDLYSRNVLEKIADSFSKELPSISKEEWISGFKKKDWKQLELKQRIRRIAEVLSEELPKPFPKTLKPLLNITDSLDKSFAGKEVFLTIFLGDVVEILGIDHPNESMKAFERITKLISCEFSIRPFLIRHPELTWKRMSEWSLNENADVRRLSSEGSRPRLPWGMGIPGLKQDPQRTLPILENLKDDPDEVVRRSVANHLNDISKDHPDLVLKIAKDWAGSSKERDALLKHALRGLLKEGNPKALEIFGFGSNVHAKILNLKLKSKSVKIGGDLFFGFKVQSEDSKSLRLRIEYKIQYAKVSGKISRKVFQVEERVFLPKESVSYEKKQSFKQMTTRVHIPGKHVLEIHINGVLKAKTEFQVVR; from the coding sequence ATGGCTGAGTTACTCAAAGATTTATATTCACGAAACGTCTTGGAGAAAATCGCGGATTCCTTCTCCAAAGAATTGCCTTCGATTTCAAAGGAAGAATGGATTTCCGGATTCAAAAAAAAAGATTGGAAACAACTCGAACTCAAACAAAGAATTCGAAGAATCGCGGAAGTTTTATCCGAAGAACTGCCGAAACCTTTTCCGAAAACGTTGAAACCTTTGTTGAACATCACCGATTCCTTGGATAAATCCTTTGCGGGAAAGGAAGTTTTTCTTACGATCTTCTTGGGCGACGTGGTGGAAATACTCGGGATCGATCATCCGAACGAATCGATGAAAGCATTTGAAAGAATTACGAAACTGATTTCCTGCGAGTTTTCGATTCGTCCTTTTTTAATCCGACATCCCGAACTTACTTGGAAACGTATGTCGGAATGGTCCTTAAACGAAAATGCGGACGTTCGTCGTTTATCTTCCGAAGGGAGCAGACCGCGACTTCCTTGGGGAATGGGAATTCCAGGTTTAAAACAAGATCCGCAAAGAACGCTTCCGATTTTGGAAAATCTAAAGGACGATCCGGACGAAGTGGTTCGAAGAAGCGTCGCAAATCATCTCAACGATATATCGAAGGATCATCCGGATTTGGTTTTGAAAATCGCAAAGGACTGGGCGGGTTCTTCAAAAGAAAGGGACGCACTTTTAAAACATGCGTTACGCGGTCTTTTAAAAGAAGGAAATCCTAAGGCGCTTGAAATCTTCGGTTTCGGCTCCAATGTACATGCGAAAATTCTAAACTTAAAACTGAAATCCAAATCGGTTAAGATCGGAGGCGATCTTTTTTTCGGTTTTAAGGTTCAATCCGAAGATTCGAAGTCGCTTCGGTTGAGAATCGAATATAAGATTCAATATGCAAAAGTTTCCGGCAAAATATCCCGAAAAGTTTTTCAAGTCGAAGAAAGGGTTTTTCTTCCGAAAGAATCCGTTTCTTATGAAAAGAAACAATCCTTTAAACAGATGACGACCCGCGTTCACATTCCCGGAAAACATGTTTTGGAAATTCATATCAACGGGGTTTTGAAAGCGAAGACGGAGTTTCAAGTCGTACGATAA
- the fcpA gene encoding flagellar coiling protein FcpA, giving the protein MKVMKSIFILLAVLGLNLSVLAQQNNQGGNQQANEAVEKIDELLKGELVPEDDDKNLTEEQKRRKKAIQEQEALWKNPDFKGYDKNFQELHQLSKAFANNKFRLALSNYQSGVNTVLKMRESVEQYRKEEAEKKRLDEKWYWQKVDRKAREDRVVSREKLVAKQQALNYFTKAINHLDEIKNPDLRERPEFKRLLSDTYRSWILTEYDLQNLPQCIPILELYIEIDENEKEYPAHKYLASCYAFEENMIKKYGGASEDQMFKYRYKKNVHLLRATELKYGKDSPEYKHIVNLVNKDEVISVRP; this is encoded by the coding sequence ATGAAGGTGATGAAAAGCATATTCATTCTTCTGGCCGTGCTGGGACTCAACCTGTCTGTTTTAGCTCAGCAAAACAATCAGGGTGGTAATCAGCAAGCCAACGAAGCAGTAGAGAAAATTGACGAGCTGTTAAAAGGCGAGTTGGTTCCCGAAGACGATGACAAGAACCTCACGGAAGAGCAGAAACGTCGTAAAAAGGCAATCCAAGAACAAGAAGCTCTGTGGAAGAACCCTGATTTTAAGGGCTATGACAAGAATTTCCAAGAACTCCACCAGCTCTCCAAGGCATTCGCGAACAACAAATTTAGATTGGCATTATCCAACTACCAATCGGGCGTAAACACGGTTCTCAAAATGAGAGAATCCGTTGAACAATACCGCAAAGAAGAAGCGGAGAAAAAGCGTCTCGATGAAAAGTGGTATTGGCAAAAGGTCGACCGCAAGGCGAGAGAAGACCGTGTCGTTTCCCGAGAAAAACTCGTAGCGAAACAACAAGCTCTGAACTATTTCACCAAGGCGATCAACCACTTAGATGAAATCAAAAACCCGGACTTAAGAGAAAGACCAGAGTTTAAAAGACTTCTTTCCGATACTTACAGATCATGGATCCTCACTGAGTATGATTTACAAAATCTTCCACAGTGTATCCCCATCCTCGAACTCTACATCGAGATCGACGAGAATGAGAAGGAATACCCTGCTCACAAGTATTTGGCAAGTTGCTACGCTTTCGAAGAGAACATGATTAAAAAATACGGCGGAGCATCCGAAGATCAGATGTTCAAATACCGTTACAAGAAAAACGTTCACCTTTTGAGAGCGACCGAGTTGAAATACGGAAAAGATTCTCCTGAATACAAACACATCGTTAACCTTGTAAACAAGGACGAAGTGATTTCAGTAAGACCGTAA
- the zapE gene encoding AFG1/ZapE family ATPase — translation MILKKYTPIQEGAPNCPQCGGVGFSLTENVAGTSSGVLSICHCISENCPCQGKPPWRVYDEALGKMVPCVCHNARMELGHLESIFKKSGIPPKYRYRTLDQADHSADVGISFTIAHDWANELVHRWADSNVHSQGLYLWGGPGTGKTLLACIILNELIFRYKTNCKYAKINRDFLNTLRETYQKDSETHGMEKTIETLFAEVEVLVLDDFGVQKESDWSNSKLYDLIDARYEQEKLTILTSNTSPAEWKDKAEGRIYSRLREMTQEIHLECADYRLKLSESGGRR, via the coding sequence ATGATTCTGAAGAAATACACCCCGATCCAAGAAGGCGCTCCCAATTGCCCGCAATGCGGGGGAGTCGGATTCTCCCTTACGGAGAATGTAGCAGGAACCAGTTCCGGAGTTTTATCCATTTGTCATTGTATTTCCGAGAATTGTCCCTGTCAGGGAAAACCTCCTTGGAGGGTTTACGACGAGGCTTTGGGCAAAATGGTTCCTTGTGTTTGTCATAACGCGAGAATGGAACTCGGACATTTGGAAAGTATATTCAAAAAATCTGGAATTCCTCCAAAATACCGTTATAGAACCTTGGACCAAGCCGATCACAGCGCTGACGTGGGAATTTCTTTTACGATCGCTCACGATTGGGCCAACGAACTCGTTCATCGTTGGGCGGATTCGAACGTACATTCTCAGGGATTGTATCTTTGGGGAGGACCGGGAACGGGAAAAACTCTTCTCGCCTGCATCATATTAAACGAACTGATTTTTCGATATAAGACAAATTGCAAGTATGCGAAGATCAACCGCGACTTTTTAAACACGTTACGCGAAACCTATCAGAAAGATTCCGAAACGCACGGAATGGAAAAGACGATCGAAACACTTTTTGCGGAAGTCGAAGTGCTCGTGTTAGACGACTTCGGAGTTCAAAAAGAATCGGATTGGTCGAACTCCAAGTTATACGATTTGATCGACGCGAGATACGAACAGGAAAAGCTCACCATTCTCACTTCGAACACGTCGCCCGCGGAATGGAAGGACAAAGCCGAGGGAAGAATTTATTCCAGACTTCGAGAGATGACTCAGGAAATTCATTTGGAATGCGCGGACTATCGTTTGAAACTTTCCGAGTCCGGAGGAAGAAGATGA
- the folK gene encoding 2-amino-4-hydroxy-6-hydroxymethyldihydropteridine diphosphokinase, producing the protein MKEAFLSLGSNLGNRAEFLKIAVRKLKNTIGIEVIKESEPMNTLALEVTDQPDFLNQILKIETTFNPEELLEVALRIEKEMGRVREIEKGPREIDIDILTYDIVTMHTKGLHLPHHSLFTRPFIRDILESIGEGSLYEHFTGGEYEKRA; encoded by the coding sequence ATGAAAGAAGCATTTCTTTCCTTAGGATCCAATCTCGGAAACCGCGCCGAGTTTTTGAAAATCGCCGTTCGCAAACTCAAGAACACGATCGGAATCGAAGTGATCAAAGAATCCGAACCGATGAACACGCTCGCGTTGGAAGTCACGGATCAACCCGATTTCTTAAATCAGATTTTGAAAATCGAAACCACTTTCAATCCGGAAGAATTGCTCGAAGTCGCGCTTCGCATCGAAAAGGAAATGGGCCGAGTTCGCGAAATCGAAAAGGGTCCTCGCGAAATCGACATCGATATTTTAACATACGATATCGTAACGATGCACACAAAAGGTTTGCATCTTCCGCATCATTCTCTCTTTACCCGTCCTTTTATCCGGGATATTTTGGAATCGATCGGCGAAGGTTCGTTATACGAGCATTTTACCGGAGGCGAATATGAAAAACGTGCATAA
- the panB gene encoding 3-methyl-2-oxobutanoate hydroxymethyltransferase, whose amino-acid sequence MKNVHKIFSPEKKGKEKISVVTCYDFSFARILNETEVDCILVGDSLGMVFQGNSSTLPVTLEEMIYHTKAVRRGAPDKFIVADLPFLSYQTSIEDGIRSAGKMMKETDCDAVKIEGGSDFICELVGILKQIGVPVMGHLGLTPQSVHVFGGHRVQGKGEESGAKLLREAIALSESGAFSMVLEMIPAELGKKVSQEAGVPTIGIGAGPDCDGQVLVLNDLLGTDPNFQPKFLKKFSDLHSIVKSAVGNYNKEVKSGEFPGKDHSF is encoded by the coding sequence ATGAAAAACGTGCATAAGATTTTTTCTCCTGAAAAAAAGGGGAAAGAAAAAATTTCCGTAGTTACGTGTTACGATTTCAGTTTCGCGAGAATTCTCAACGAAACGGAAGTCGATTGTATTCTCGTGGGAGATTCTCTCGGAATGGTGTTTCAAGGAAACTCGAGTACTTTGCCCGTGACCTTGGAGGAAATGATCTATCATACCAAGGCGGTTCGCCGAGGTGCGCCGGACAAATTCATCGTCGCGGATCTTCCTTTTTTAAGTTATCAAACTTCGATCGAGGACGGGATTCGTTCCGCCGGAAAAATGATGAAGGAAACCGATTGTGACGCAGTCAAAATAGAAGGCGGGTCGGATTTTATCTGCGAGTTGGTCGGCATTCTGAAACAAATCGGGGTTCCCGTTATGGGACATTTGGGTCTGACCCCGCAGAGCGTTCACGTGTTCGGCGGTCATAGGGTTCAGGGAAAAGGGGAAGAATCGGGTGCGAAACTTCTCCGAGAAGCGATTGCGCTTTCGGAATCGGGTGCGTTTTCCATGGTTTTGGAAATGATTCCCGCCGAGCTTGGAAAGAAAGTCAGTCAAGAGGCCGGAGTTCCGACCATAGGGATCGGAGCTGGACCGGATTGCGACGGACAAGTGCTGGTTTTGAACGATTTGTTAGGGACGGATCCCAATTTCCAACCTAAGTTCCTGAAGAAGTTTTCCGACTTACACTCGATCGTAAAGAGCGCGGTTGGAAATTATAATAAGGAAGTAAAATCCGGAGAGTTTCCGGGGAAAGATCATAGTTTCTGA
- a CDS encoding N-acetylneuraminate synthase family protein, with amino-acid sequence MDIVELEKGHPETENKIKDLAKECGNQTEIIRGAAVSDTIHFIGDTRKISEKEGYVKELPGVAKIWNVSIPYKNIAKTAAGKNGEVVHRETRIVEVKGPDGLVRKFGTGKHIFIVGPDSPQTYEQTLTIAKQAVELGKKYNILDRIIFRGGAFKPRTRPTDWRGLGWEGIAMMDKVKAETGLPYVTEVMDHTMAEEVAKHADMIQIGTRNAQDFELLEAVGRTGKPVILKRGFGNEAVEWFSAAEYIANQGNLNIVLCERGVKTLFIKEGYCRNTPDLNVITHVKNQTILPVIYDPSHVAGDDKIVISNLLASLPFNPDGSITETLHVEEFRKEQMCDAAQALLMSIYEKAVQSILKYEETIRPITDDVDSYFVKRKSGK; translated from the coding sequence GTGGACATAGTTGAGTTAGAAAAAGGCCATCCGGAAACGGAGAACAAAATTAAAGATCTCGCAAAAGAATGCGGAAATCAAACCGAAATCATTCGCGGGGCGGCGGTATCGGATACGATTCATTTCATAGGCGATACTCGCAAAATTTCCGAAAAAGAAGGCTATGTCAAAGAACTCCCCGGGGTCGCAAAAATCTGGAACGTGTCCATTCCATATAAAAACATCGCAAAAACCGCAGCCGGTAAAAACGGCGAAGTGGTTCACAGAGAAACAAGAATCGTAGAAGTCAAAGGTCCGGACGGTTTGGTTCGGAAGTTCGGAACCGGAAAACATATCTTTATCGTTGGACCGGATTCTCCACAAACCTACGAACAAACTTTGACGATCGCAAAACAAGCGGTCGAACTTGGAAAGAAATACAACATCTTAGATAGAATCATCTTTCGCGGCGGGGCTTTTAAACCTCGTACTCGTCCGACCGATTGGCGCGGCCTCGGTTGGGAAGGAATTGCGATGATGGATAAGGTTAAGGCCGAAACCGGTCTTCCTTACGTAACCGAAGTGATGGATCATACGATGGCGGAAGAAGTCGCAAAACACGCAGATATGATTCAGATCGGAACCAGAAACGCACAGGATTTCGAACTTCTCGAAGCTGTGGGAAGAACGGGTAAACCAGTGATTCTCAAACGCGGTTTCGGAAACGAAGCGGTAGAATGGTTTTCCGCTGCGGAATATATTGCTAATCAAGGAAATTTGAATATAGTTCTTTGCGAAAGAGGGGTGAAAACCCTTTTTATCAAGGAAGGTTACTGCAGAAACACTCCGGATTTGAACGTGATCACTCACGTAAAGAATCAAACGATTCTTCCCGTGATCTACGATCCTTCTCATGTTGCGGGCGACGATAAGATCGTGATTTCGAATCTTCTCGCTTCGCTTCCGTTCAACCCGGACGGTTCGATCACGGAAACCCTTCACGTGGAAGAATTCAGAAAAGAGCAGATGTGCGACGCGGCTCAAGCATTGCTCATGAGCATCTATGAAAAAGCGGTTCAATCCATTTTAAAATACGAGGAAACGATTCGTCCGATTACGGATGACGTGGATTCTTATTTTGTAAAACGGAAATCGGGAAAGTAA